One window from the genome of Elephas maximus indicus isolate mEleMax1 chromosome 8, mEleMax1 primary haplotype, whole genome shotgun sequence encodes:
- the FKBP14 gene encoding peptidyl-prolyl cis-trans isomerase FKBP14, translated as MRLFSWNAVLTLLVTSLSGALIPEPEVKIEVLQKPFICHRKTKGGDLMLVHYEGYLEKDGSLFHSTHKHNNGQPVWFTLGILEALKGWDQGLKGMCVGEKRKLIIPPALGYGKEGKGKIPPESTLIFNIDLLEIRNGPRSHESFQEMDLNDDWKLSKDEVKVYLKKEFEKHGAVVNESHHDVLVEDIFDKEDEDKDGFISAREFTYKHDEL; from the exons CTGATCCCTGAGCCAGAAGTGAAGATTGAAGTTCTCCAGAAGCCATTCATCTGCCATCGCAAGACCAAAGGGGGAGACTTAATGTTGGTCCATTATGAAGGCTACTTAGAAAAGGATGGCTCGTTATTTCACTCCac TCACAAACATAACAATGGTCAGCCCGTTTGGTTTACCCTGGGCATTCTGGAGGCTCTCAAAGGTTGGGACCAGGGCTTGAAGGGAATGTgtgtgggggagaagagaaagcTCATCATTCCACCTGCCCTTGGTtatggaaaagaaggaaaag GTAAAATTCCCCCAGAGAGTACATTGATATTCAACATCGATCTCCTGGAGATTCGAAATGGACCGAGATCCCATGAATCATTCCAAGAAATGGATCTTAATGATGACTGGAAACTCTCGAAAGATGAG GTTAAAGTGTATTTAAAGAAGGAATTTGAAAAGCATGGTGCGGTGGTGAATGAAAGTCATCATGATGTTTTGGTGGAGGATATTTTTGATAAAGAAGATGAAGACaaagatggatttatatctgccaGAGAATTTACATATAAACATGATGAGTTATAG